In Carya illinoinensis cultivar Pawnee chromosome 6, C.illinoinensisPawnee_v1, whole genome shotgun sequence, a single genomic region encodes these proteins:
- the LOC122312322 gene encoding uncharacterized protein LOC122312322: MQSYTNFSHACYQSFILHDGFKSPELPISNLELISMQYSWPEYTSLKDLLPERRNYSSWYGEIPIKNPLVKHAALAYLQPAMTTPLREKGFFGRLREQCLCQSGCFGVFTWLCEAVSRIKLTSRVPVLGDEYNAEDEDHQQDEKHHSSERDRES; encoded by the coding sequence atgcagtcttacaccaatttctcacaCGCTTGTTACCAAAGTTTTATTCTGCACGACGGCTTCAAGTCCCCGGAGCTCCCAATCTCCAACCTAGAGTTGATTAGCATGCAGTACTCCTGGCCGGAGTATACCAGCCTGAAGGACCTGCTGCCGGAGAGAAGGAACTACTCCAGCTGGTACGGCGAGATCCCGATCAAGAACCCGCTGGTCAAGCACGCCGCTCTTGCTTATCTCCAGCCGGCCATGACGACGCCTCTGCGCGAGAAGGGCTTCTTCGGGAGGCTCAGGGAGCAATGCTTGTGCCAGAGCGGGTGCTTTGGGGTGTTTACTTGGCTTTGCGAAGCCGTTTCGAGGATTAAGTTGACGTCTCGGGTGCCAGTATTAGGGGATGAATACAATGCCGAGGATGAAGATCATCAGCAAGACGAGAAACATCACAGCagtgagagagacagagagagctGA